Within the Bacteroidia bacterium genome, the region ATCCACAAAAAACAGCATTAGCAAAACAAGCCCTTGGAGTGTAAATGGAAAACGCACCTGTACATATCGAGCAACCACAAGTTCAACCGCCAATTCAGGAGGAGAAAAAAATCAATATCAAAGAGATTGTGATTTACTCCGCTGTAGGATTAATCTTAGTTGGTGGAAGTATTTATTTAGGATCGAAACTTATTCGTACTGGCATTGCCAATACAGAAGAGAAAAAATCACTCGATACTACATCAGCTTCCACGACTGCCAAGCAATTAAAAATGGCATTTGACAATGATGGTTGGTGGGGAACGGATGAAGAGTCACTTCGCAGAATTCTAAGAAGCATTCCGACAAAGGATTTCTACAAAGAGGTTGCGGGTTCATACAAAAAACTCTACGCAAGTCCGCTTACAAAGGATATGCAGGATGAGTTGACTTCCACCGAATACGAAGAGATGATGATGATCGTGGCTTCGAAACCTGAAAAGAAAGGTGACGCACCCACATTAAATTATCTCGCTTGGGCAAAAAGAATTCGTGCAGCGGTGAGTGTGTACTACGGAATATTCCCCGGCACAGATGAGGATGCAATCAAATCAGTATTCCTCGAAATCCCAACACAGGATGCATACAAAAAAGTGCAAGCTGCTTATGTGAAAGAATTTGGTGACACGCTGATGTATGATCTCGAAGGGGATTTATCACAAGACTATATCGATGAATACTTAGCCATCATCAAGAAAAAACCAAAATCATGACAACAGAAGTAAAACCCAAATCAAACAAAAAGAAGGCAATCCTTATTGGCCTTGGAGTAGTTGCAACTGCTGTGGGAGGATTCTTCGGATTTAAATATCTAAAGAACAGAAATAATAATTCTGATACTGAAGAAGAAGAAACCACTACTCCAGTAACCACTACTTCATCAACTCAAACAAGTTCTTCTTCAAGTTGGACAAAACCTTCCTCAACGACTACAACGAGAAAGGATGAATTCCCTCTGAAAAAAGGAAGCAAAGGAGAGCGGGTGAAGGCAATGCAACAACAACTCATTGCTAAATACGGAAAAACAATTCTTCCAAGGTATGGTGCGGATGGAGATTTCGGAAGTGAAATGGTCGCGGCATTGGAGAAAAAAGGATTGCCTGCTGAAGTTACCGAAAGTGCCTACAACCTTTTTGTAAAAGGTGCTGCACCGGATTCAACCACACTTGCGAAAGACCTATACAATGCCGCAGAGAGTAACAGTTACTCATCTGCACTTTCCAACCTGAAAAAACTCCGCAATACGGATGACTATTCTGAAGTAAGCACAAAGTTTAAAGAGTACCGCATTGATGGTGGAGTTAGAAAAACACTTGTCACCGGAATGCTTGACACTTTCAAGACCACTTCTCAGCAGGATGTGATCCGAATGGAATTTTTAAGAATGGGATTGAAGTACGATGGTAGCAAATGGTCTATACCAAGTTCAGTTTCCTTTTTCTCCGGAGTGAATGACTCATTATTGATTACCACCGAACCTACAGAACTGATTGATCTAAAACATAAGGTAAAAGTAAAAGTTCCTGCAAAAATGGTGATCGGTCGTCACATCAAATCCAAAAACGGATTAACTCTTTTTAGAACACTTGAAAAAAATAAAAAACTAATAGTAAAAACATCAACAATAAAAAACCATGCGTAACATAAAATACATTGTGCTTCATTGCACAGCAACATTACCTACCGCAACGGTAGATGCCATTCTAAAATTCTGGAAAGAAAAACGTGGATGGAAAAGTCCAGGATATCATTACATCATCAAAGCCAATGGCGATGTTGTGAAGTTACTCGATGAAAACAAAGTATCAAACGGTGTTTTGGGTTTCAATGAAAACTGCATCAACATTTGTTACATCGGTGGAATTACAAAGGATGGAAAAAATGCCGACACGCGAACACGCGCACAGGAGGATGCCACGTTTGACAAAATTGTTGAACTGTTAGAAAGATATCCGAATGCCGA harbors:
- a CDS encoding N-acetylmuramoyl-L-alanine amidase yields the protein MRNIKYIVLHCTATLPTATVDAILKFWKEKRGWKSPGYHYIIKANGDVVKLLDENKVSNGVLGFNENCINICYIGGITKDGKNADTRTRAQEDATFDKIVELLERYPNAEIKGHCEFPNQGGKTCPNFDAKTWLKNYTPDIDMHE